The Pseudomonas iranensis genome includes a window with the following:
- a CDS encoding SMI1/KNR4 family protein, protein MEEIIEQLREANEPVPVPLELPDEDQLVEIEEELFINIPFVFKEFLLTVSDVVYGSLEPVTVTDPQSHTYLPDVAANAWDAGVPRDLIPICQDGDDYYCVEEDGTVVLWSGEEELITEESWESVWHWARDVWLES, encoded by the coding sequence GTGGAAGAAATCATCGAACAACTGCGCGAAGCCAACGAACCCGTGCCGGTTCCATTGGAATTGCCAGACGAAGACCAATTGGTGGAGATCGAAGAAGAACTCTTCATCAACATTCCGTTCGTCTTCAAAGAGTTTTTGCTGACCGTCAGCGACGTGGTCTATGGCAGCCTCGAGCCGGTGACCGTCACCGACCCGCAATCGCACACCTATCTGCCGGACGTTGCCGCCAATGCCTGGGACGCCGGCGTGCCGCGCGACCTGATCCCGATCTGCCAGGACGGCGACGACTACTACTGCGTTGAAGAAGACGGCACCGTGGTGCTGTGGTCCGGCGAAGAAGAGCTGATCACCGAAGAATCATGGGAATCGGTGTGGCACTGGGCGCGGGACGTCTGGCTGGAAAGCTGA
- a CDS encoding Tim44 domain-containing protein has translation MKRFLSIAMALCIGLTMSLDANAKRFGGGKSAGAAPTHQTSQMAPSSPGVGGAAATAGAAGAAGAAAKAGGASRWLGPLAGIAAGGLLASMFMGDGFQGMQIFDILIMALIAFVIFRFIAARRRKQQEQFAPAGAPMQREVFEQKPAAMGSIFGGSAAPAAARPVINAPAWFNEERFLEAARSHFQSLQQHWDANEMDKIAEFVTPQMLEFLKRERADLGDGFQSTYIDNLQVQLDGVDDRADKTIATLTFTGVSKTSRFDQGEVFSESWNMERPQGDNQPWLVAGIRQNG, from the coding sequence ATGAAACGTTTTCTTAGCATCGCCATGGCGTTGTGCATCGGCCTGACGATGAGCCTCGACGCCAACGCCAAGCGCTTTGGTGGTGGCAAAAGCGCCGGCGCTGCGCCGACGCACCAGACCAGCCAGATGGCTCCTTCTTCTCCAGGCGTGGGCGGCGCAGCAGCGACCGCTGGCGCTGCCGGTGCTGCTGGCGCCGCGGCCAAGGCCGGCGGTGCGTCGCGCTGGCTCGGCCCATTGGCGGGCATCGCCGCCGGTGGCCTGCTCGCGTCGATGTTCATGGGCGACGGCTTCCAGGGCATGCAGATCTTCGACATCCTGATCATGGCGCTGATCGCGTTCGTGATCTTCCGCTTCATCGCCGCCCGTCGTCGCAAGCAGCAGGAGCAATTCGCTCCGGCCGGCGCGCCGATGCAGCGTGAAGTGTTCGAGCAGAAGCCTGCCGCCATGGGTTCGATCTTCGGTGGTTCGGCTGCTCCGGCTGCCGCCCGTCCAGTGATCAACGCACCGGCCTGGTTCAACGAAGAGCGCTTCCTTGAAGCTGCGCGCAGCCACTTCCAGTCGCTGCAGCAGCACTGGGACGCCAACGAAATGGACAAGATCGCCGAGTTCGTGACCCCGCAAATGCTTGAGTTCCTCAAGCGTGAGCGTGCGGATCTGGGCGACGGCTTCCAGTCGACCTACATCGACAACCTGCAGGTGCAGCTGGACGGCGTCGACGATCGTGCCGACAAGACCATCGCCACCCTGACCTTCACCGGCGTGTCGAAAACCTCGCGTTTCGACCAGGGCGAAGTGTTCAGCGAAAGCTGGAACATGGAACGTCCGCAGGGCGACAACCAGCCTTGGCTGGTCGCCGGTATCCGCCAGAACGGCTGA
- a CDS encoding GGDEF domain-containing phosphodiesterase: MILSAELSGPSVDPRVIRKHYAVEMAVERTRLLYQGSLLPTLFMLINGLVCAALLWSPQRYFVVSVWLVWLLSLVALRVIQVAAFDSAIPDRQAQPIWFRMFLLGSTMTGLTLAGAGIALVPADNFMQQAWVFGLIGAATLSASVAYAVSLPAFLSFTLPCLLPAIGYLFWGGDDQARGWGWLGLILLGSLSVVAWQVNRLIDRGLLRRFQNQHLIEHLQQAQTRSEQLNQELGKEIEQRRCAEAQLREAQVDLEDRVAQRSRELDAANQALSKSEARLALALKASELGLWDWNLQTDEVHHTQIQELFGLAPEYVTALLRDLKPRLHPEDVPSLKFALVEHLKGRTEDYQVEYRLRHGDGHWVWIEDRGRAVERSANGRVIRMVGTRRDISASKSLEEQQRLAATVFEAASEGIVILDPEYALIAINQAFSRVTGYEIDDMLGRNVVELPCSRDARRHYVAIRHALEQYGSWQGELVETRKNGELYPQWLQLNAVRDSRGNVSHIVGFFADLSARRASEERLRYLTHYDELTGLANRSLFRERLHEAHQRVRQGGRRSLALLHINLDRFKLLNDSLGHEVADQLLQKMARRLVNALPEADTIARLSGDEFAVLFDAYGNLSSLARVATRLSAKLRLPLSVDGHELVVSASMGISLLPDNAREISALVSQSNMAMQHAKHLGGNNFQFFTDSLQASTLERLQLENHLRRAIEEQQLTVFYQPKLCLQTGRMNAAEALVRWDHPGMGQVPPADFIGLAEETGLIGPIGEFVLRQACWQACEWQRQGLAPIRVSVNLSVHQLRQGKLVSLVRQVLEETGLAPHYLELELTESHLLDSVEHIIATFQQLRDLGVKLAIDDFGTGYSSLSYLKRIPVDYVKIDQAFIRGLSEGSADAAITRAIIAMAHGLALKVVAEGVEREDQLAFLRAEHCDEVQGYLISRPVDAACLAGLLRDQKNPQ, translated from the coding sequence ATGATCCTCAGCGCCGAACTGTCGGGGCCCTCCGTGGACCCCCGGGTGATCCGCAAGCACTATGCCGTCGAAATGGCGGTGGAGCGCACGCGTCTGCTGTATCAGGGCTCGTTGTTGCCCACGCTGTTCATGTTGATCAATGGTCTGGTCTGCGCCGCTTTGCTCTGGAGCCCGCAGCGCTACTTCGTGGTCAGCGTCTGGCTGGTGTGGCTGCTGTCGCTGGTCGCGCTGCGGGTGATTCAGGTAGCCGCGTTCGATTCGGCGATTCCCGATCGTCAGGCCCAGCCGATCTGGTTCCGCATGTTCCTGCTCGGTTCGACCATGACCGGTCTGACGCTGGCCGGAGCCGGCATCGCTCTGGTACCCGCTGACAACTTCATGCAGCAAGCCTGGGTGTTCGGCCTGATCGGCGCGGCAACGCTGTCGGCCAGTGTCGCCTACGCGGTGAGCCTGCCGGCGTTCCTCTCGTTTACCTTGCCGTGCCTGCTGCCAGCGATCGGCTACCTGTTCTGGGGCGGCGACGATCAGGCCCGGGGCTGGGGCTGGCTGGGTCTGATCCTGCTCGGTTCGTTGAGCGTGGTGGCGTGGCAGGTCAATCGGCTGATCGACCGTGGATTGCTTCGGCGTTTCCAGAATCAGCACCTGATCGAGCATTTGCAGCAAGCGCAGACGCGCAGCGAACAACTCAATCAGGAGCTGGGCAAAGAGATCGAACAGCGCCGCTGTGCCGAGGCGCAGTTGCGTGAAGCGCAGGTCGATCTGGAAGATCGCGTGGCCCAGCGCAGCCGCGAACTGGATGCCGCCAATCAGGCCCTGAGCAAAAGCGAAGCGCGCCTGGCGCTGGCGCTCAAGGCCAGTGAGCTCGGATTGTGGGACTGGAACCTGCAGACCGACGAAGTCCACCACACACAGATTCAGGAACTGTTCGGCCTCGCCCCGGAATACGTCACCGCGCTGCTGCGCGACCTCAAGCCACGACTGCATCCTGAAGATGTGCCGTCACTCAAGTTCGCCCTGGTCGAGCATCTGAAGGGGCGCACCGAGGATTATCAGGTCGAATATCGCCTGCGCCACGGCGACGGCCATTGGGTATGGATCGAGGACCGTGGCCGCGCCGTAGAACGCAGCGCCAACGGCCGGGTGATTCGCATGGTCGGCACTCGCCGCGATATCAGCGCCAGCAAAAGCCTCGAAGAGCAGCAGCGGCTGGCGGCGACGGTGTTCGAAGCGGCCAGCGAAGGCATCGTGATTCTTGACCCGGAATACGCGCTGATCGCGATCAACCAGGCTTTCAGCCGGGTTACCGGTTACGAGATAGACGACATGCTCGGGCGCAACGTCGTCGAGTTGCCGTGCAGCCGCGATGCCCGTCGTCACTACGTGGCGATCCGTCATGCGCTGGAGCAGTACGGCAGTTGGCAGGGCGAACTCGTGGAAACCCGCAAGAACGGCGAGCTGTATCCGCAGTGGCTGCAACTCAATGCCGTGCGTGATAGCCGTGGCAATGTCAGCCACATCGTCGGCTTCTTCGCCGATCTCTCGGCGCGGCGGGCCTCGGAAGAACGCCTGCGCTATCTGACCCATTACGACGAGCTCACCGGCCTGGCCAACCGGTCACTGTTCCGCGAGCGTCTGCACGAAGCCCATCAGCGGGTGCGCCAGGGCGGGCGCCGCAGTCTGGCGCTGCTGCACATCAATCTCGATCGCTTCAAATTGCTCAATGACAGTCTCGGCCATGAAGTCGCCGATCAGCTCCTGCAGAAGATGGCCCGGCGGCTGGTCAATGCCTTGCCGGAAGCCGACACCATTGCGCGCCTGTCCGGTGACGAATTTGCCGTGCTGTTCGATGCCTACGGCAATCTGTCGAGCCTCGCACGGGTCGCGACGCGGTTGTCGGCCAAGCTGCGTTTGCCGCTGAGCGTTGACGGGCATGAACTGGTGGTCAGCGCTTCGATGGGCATCAGCCTGTTGCCGGACAACGCGCGTGAGATCTCGGCGCTGGTCAGCCAGTCGAACATGGCCATGCAGCATGCCAAACATCTGGGCGGCAACAATTTCCAGTTCTTCACCGACAGTCTGCAAGCCAGCACACTCGAACGTTTGCAGCTGGAAAACCACCTGCGCAGAGCCATTGAAGAACAGCAACTGACGGTGTTCTACCAACCGAAACTGTGCCTGCAAACCGGCCGCATGAATGCCGCTGAAGCGCTGGTGCGCTGGGATCATCCGGGCATGGGCCAGGTGCCGCCGGCGGATTTCATTGGCCTGGCCGAAGAGACCGGTCTGATCGGGCCGATCGGTGAATTCGTTTTGCGCCAGGCGTGTTGGCAAGCGTGCGAATGGCAGCGTCAGGGCCTGGCGCCGATCCGCGTGTCGGTGAACCTGTCGGTGCATCAGCTGCGCCAGGGCAAACTGGTCAGTCTGGTCCGGCAGGTGCTGGAAGAAACCGGGCTGGCGCCGCACTACCTCGAGCTGGAGCTGACCGAAAGTCATTTGCTCGACAGCGTCGAACACATCATTGCGACGTTCCAGCAACTGCGCGATCTGGGAGTGAAACTGGCGATCGATGATTTCGGTACCGGGTATTCGTCGTTGAGTTACCTCAAGCGCATTCCGGTGGATTACGTGAAGATCGATCAGGCGTTCATTCGCGGCTTGAGCGAGGGCAGTGCGGACGCAGCGATCACTCGCGCGATCATCGCCATGGCCCACGGGCTGGCCCTGAAAGTCGTGGCCGAGGGCGTCGAGCGTGAGGATCAGCTGGCATTTCTGCGCGCCGAACACTGCGACGAGGTGCAGGGTTATCTGATCAGCCGGCCGGTAGACGCTGCTTGTCTGGCCGGGCTTTTGCGTGATCAGAAAAACCCGCAGTAA
- a CDS encoding acyl-CoA thioesterase, with amino-acid sequence MEPGNAQLSMTVLMTPDMANFSGNVHGGTLLKYLDEVAYACASRYAGRYVVTLSVDQVIFREPIHVGELVTFLASVNYTGNTSMEVGIKVVTENIRERSVRHTNSCFFTMVAVDDQRKPAAVPPLQPQNSEDKRRFMQAQQRRQIRQELEKRYQEIKGDA; translated from the coding sequence ATGGAACCCGGAAACGCCCAGCTGTCGATGACGGTACTGATGACCCCCGACATGGCCAACTTCTCTGGCAATGTCCACGGCGGCACCCTGCTCAAATACCTCGACGAAGTGGCCTACGCCTGCGCCAGCCGTTATGCCGGGCGCTACGTGGTGACCCTGTCGGTGGATCAGGTGATTTTCCGCGAGCCGATTCATGTTGGCGAACTGGTGACGTTCCTGGCCTCGGTCAACTACACCGGCAACACGTCGATGGAAGTTGGCATCAAAGTGGTCACCGAAAACATCCGCGAACGCTCGGTGCGCCACACCAACAGCTGCTTCTTCACCATGGTCGCGGTGGATGATCAGCGCAAACCGGCCGCCGTGCCACCGCTGCAACCGCAGAACAGCGAAGACAAGCGCCGCTTCATGCAGGCGCAGCAGCGCCGGCAGATTCGCCAAGAGCTGGAAAAGCGTTATCAGGAAATCAAGGGCGACGCCTGA
- the uvrD gene encoding DNA helicase II codes for MRDDLSLLLNSLNDAQRQAVAAPVGRQLVLAGAGSGKTRVLVHRIAWLIQVENASPHSILSVTFTNKAAAEMRHRIEQLLGINPAGMWVGTFHGLAHRLLRAHWQEAGLSQTFQILDSDDQQRLVKRVIRELGLDEQRWPARQAQWFINGQKDEGLRPQHIQASGDLFLATMRGIYEAYEAACLRAGVIDFSELLLRALDLWRDHPGLLAHYQKRFRHILVDEFQDTNAVQYAWLRLLGKGGDSLMVVGDDDQSIYGWRGAKIENIHQYSSDFPDSETIRLEQNYRSTAGILKAANALIANNTGRLGKELWTDGGDGEAINLYAAFNEHDEARYVVETIESALKTGLARSDIAILYRSNAQSRVLEEALLRERIPYRIYGGQRFFERAEIKNAMAYLRLLEGRGNDAALERVINVPARGIGEKTVEAIREHARHSDVSMWEAMRLLVANKGLTGRAASALGAFIELIENLAAKCAEMPLHLMTQTVIEQSGLIAYHEAEKGEKGQARVENLEELVSAARNFENTEEDEELTPLAAFLGHASLEAGDTQADEHEDSVQLMTLHSAKGLEFPYVFLVGMEEGLFPHKMSLEEPGRLEEERRLAYVGITRAMQNLVMTYAETRRLYGSETYNKVSRFVREVPKGLIQEVRLSNSVSRPFGGNQSMSGSNLFSGSEIPETGFVLGQAVRHSIFGEGVILNFEGSGAQARVQVNFSEGSKWLMLGYAKLEAI; via the coding sequence ATGCGCGATGATCTCTCCCTTCTGCTGAACTCCCTCAACGATGCCCAACGCCAGGCCGTAGCGGCCCCCGTTGGCCGTCAGTTGGTCCTGGCCGGCGCCGGTTCCGGTAAAACCCGAGTGCTGGTGCACCGTATCGCCTGGTTGATCCAGGTCGAAAACGCCTCGCCTCACTCCATCCTGTCGGTGACCTTCACCAACAAGGCCGCTGCCGAGATGCGCCATCGCATCGAGCAGTTGCTGGGCATCAACCCGGCCGGCATGTGGGTCGGCACCTTCCACGGCCTCGCGCACCGCTTGCTGCGGGCGCACTGGCAGGAAGCGGGCCTGAGCCAGACCTTCCAGATTCTCGACAGCGATGACCAGCAGCGTCTGGTCAAGCGGGTGATCCGCGAGCTCGGTCTGGACGAGCAACGCTGGCCGGCGCGTCAGGCGCAGTGGTTCATCAACGGCCAGAAAGACGAAGGTCTGCGGCCGCAACACATTCAGGCCAGCGGCGACCTGTTCCTGGCCACCATGCGCGGCATCTACGAAGCCTACGAGGCGGCGTGCCTGCGGGCTGGCGTGATCGATTTCTCCGAACTGCTGCTGCGCGCCCTCGATCTGTGGCGTGATCACCCGGGTCTGCTGGCGCACTACCAAAAGCGCTTCCGGCATATTCTGGTCGACGAATTCCAGGACACCAACGCCGTGCAGTACGCCTGGTTGCGCCTGCTCGGCAAGGGCGGCGACAGCCTGATGGTGGTCGGCGACGACGACCAGTCGATTTACGGCTGGCGCGGGGCGAAGATCGAGAACATCCATCAGTACTCTTCCGACTTCCCGGACTCCGAAACGATTCGCCTGGAGCAGAACTACCGATCCACTGCCGGCATCCTCAAAGCCGCCAACGCGCTGATCGCCAACAACACCGGGCGTCTCGGTAAAGAGCTGTGGACCGACGGTGGCGATGGCGAAGCGATCAACCTGTACGCCGCGTTCAACGAGCACGACGAAGCCCGTTACGTGGTGGAAACTATCGAAAGCGCGCTGAAAACTGGTCTGGCCCGTAGCGATATCGCCATTCTGTACCGCTCCAACGCCCAGTCGCGGGTGCTTGAAGAAGCCCTGCTGCGCGAGCGCATCCCGTACCGCATCTATGGCGGTCAGCGCTTCTTCGAACGCGCGGAAATCAAGAACGCCATGGCCTACCTGCGCTTGCTTGAAGGTCGCGGCAACGACGCGGCGTTGGAGCGAGTGATCAACGTACCGGCGCGGGGCATCGGCGAGAAAACCGTCGAAGCGATTCGCGAGCATGCGCGACACAGCGACGTATCGATGTGGGAAGCGATGCGCCTACTGGTGGCCAACAAAGGCCTGACCGGTCGCGCCGCCAGTGCGCTCGGTGCGTTCATCGAACTGATCGAGAACCTCGCCGCCAAGTGCGCCGAGATGCCGCTGCACCTGATGACGCAAACCGTCATCGAGCAGTCCGGCCTGATCGCTTATCACGAAGCGGAAAAAGGTGAGAAAGGCCAGGCCCGGGTAGAAAACCTTGAGGAACTGGTCAGCGCCGCACGCAACTTCGAGAACACCGAAGAAGACGAAGAACTGACGCCACTGGCGGCGTTCCTCGGCCACGCTTCGCTGGAGGCCGGCGACACTCAGGCCGACGAGCACGAAGACAGCGTGCAGCTGATGACCCTGCACAGCGCCAAAGGCCTGGAATTCCCTTACGTGTTCCTCGTCGGCATGGAAGAAGGCCTGTTCCCGCACAAAATGAGCCTGGAAGAACCGGGGCGTCTTGAAGAGGAACGGCGTCTGGCTTACGTCGGTATCACCCGGGCGATGCAGAATCTGGTCATGACCTACGCGGAAACCCGGCGCCTGTACGGCAGCGAAACCTACAACAAGGTGTCGCGTTTCGTACGGGAAGTGCCGAAAGGCCTGATTCAGGAAGTGCGTCTGTCCAACAGCGTCAGCCGACCGTTCGGCGGCAACCAGTCGATGAGCGGCAGCAATCTGTTCAGCGGCAGCGAGATACCGGAAACCGGTTTTGTGCTCGGTCAGGCCGTACGCCATTCGATCTTCGGCGAAGGGGTGATCCTCAACTTCGAAGGTTCCGGCGCCCAGGCCCGGGTACAGGTGAACTTCAGCGAAGGCAGCAAGTGGCTGATGCTCGGCTACGCCAAGCTGGAAGCGATCTAA
- a CDS encoding cation:proton antiporter codes for MHAISFIQDLAVIMLVAGVVTVLFHRFKQPVVLGYIVAGFIIGPHTPPFGLIHDEETIKTLAELGVIFLMFCLGLEFSLRKLFKVGATAFIAAFLEIILMIWIGYEIGRWFDWNTMDSLFLGAILAISSTTIIVKALNDLKMKNERFAQLIFGVLIVEDILGIGIIALLSSIAVSGTVSSGEVFSTVGKLSLFMIVALVIGILLVPRLLAYVAKFESNEMLLITVLGLCFGFCLLVVKLEYSMVLGAFLIGAIMAESRQLLKIERLVEPVRDLFSAIFFVAIGLMLDPLILIEYAWPIAVITVAVVLGKMLSCGLGAFIAGNDGRTSLRVGMGLSQIGEFSFIIAALGMTLQVTSNFLYPVAVAVSVITTLLTPYLIRAADPLSIKLSAAVPKRLGRVLGMYGEWLRSIQPQGEGALLASMIRRILLQVGVNLALVIAIFFAGAYFAERISLWLQDWISDPSWQKALIWGGALLVSLPFLIAAYRKLKALSMLLAEMGVKPEMAGRHTQRVRRVIAEVIPILSLLVIFLLLAALSASILPTNKLLVLIAVVAAAVAALLWRWFIRVHTRMQVALLETLDNHKESSGH; via the coding sequence ATGCATGCCATCAGTTTCATTCAGGATCTGGCAGTGATCATGCTGGTCGCGGGGGTGGTAACCGTGCTGTTTCATCGTTTCAAGCAACCGGTGGTGCTCGGCTACATCGTCGCCGGCTTCATCATCGGCCCGCATACGCCGCCGTTCGGCCTGATTCACGACGAAGAAACCATCAAGACCCTGGCCGAACTCGGGGTGATCTTCCTGATGTTCTGCCTTGGCCTGGAGTTCAGCCTGCGCAAGCTGTTCAAGGTCGGCGCCACGGCGTTCATTGCCGCGTTTCTCGAAATCATCCTGATGATCTGGATCGGCTACGAAATCGGCCGCTGGTTCGACTGGAACACCATGGATTCGTTGTTCCTCGGCGCGATTCTGGCGATCTCCTCCACCACCATCATCGTCAAAGCGCTGAATGACCTGAAGATGAAGAACGAGCGCTTTGCGCAGTTGATCTTCGGTGTGCTGATTGTCGAGGACATCCTTGGCATCGGCATCATCGCGCTGCTGTCGAGCATCGCCGTCAGCGGCACGGTGAGTTCGGGTGAAGTGTTTTCCACGGTCGGCAAGCTGTCGCTGTTCATGATCGTCGCGCTGGTCATCGGCATTCTGTTGGTGCCGCGTCTGCTGGCTTATGTGGCGAAATTCGAAAGCAACGAGATGCTGTTGATCACCGTGCTCGGCCTGTGTTTCGGCTTCTGCCTGTTGGTGGTCAAGCTTGAATACAGCATGGTGCTCGGGGCTTTCCTGATCGGCGCGATCATGGCCGAGTCCCGGCAATTGCTGAAAATCGAACGGCTGGTCGAGCCGGTCCGCGACCTGTTCAGCGCAATCTTTTTCGTCGCCATCGGGCTGATGCTCGATCCGCTGATTCTCATTGAATACGCTTGGCCGATCGCGGTGATCACCGTGGCCGTGGTGCTGGGCAAGATGTTGTCCTGCGGCCTCGGTGCGTTTATCGCCGGCAATGACGGACGGACCTCGCTGCGAGTCGGCATGGGTCTGTCACAGATTGGCGAATTTTCCTTCATCATCGCCGCGCTGGGCATGACCTTGCAGGTGACCAGCAACTTCCTCTACCCGGTCGCCGTAGCCGTGTCTGTGATCACCACACTGCTGACGCCGTACCTGATTCGCGCGGCGGATCCGTTGTCGATCAAGCTCTCGGCCGCTGTGCCCAAGCGGCTCGGGCGGGTGCTCGGCATGTATGGCGAATGGTTGCGCAGTATTCAACCGCAGGGCGAGGGTGCGCTGCTGGCGTCGATGATCCGGCGGATCCTGTTGCAGGTCGGGGTCAATCTGGCTCTGGTGATTGCGATCTTTTTTGCCGGCGCATACTTCGCCGAGCGCATCTCGTTGTGGCTGCAGGACTGGATCAGCGATCCGAGCTGGCAGAAGGCACTGATCTGGGGCGGGGCGTTGCTGGTCTCGCTGCCATTTCTGATCGCGGCTTATCGCAAGCTCAAGGCGCTGTCGATGCTGCTGGCGGAGATGGGCGTCAAGCCGGAGATGGCCGGGCGTCACACGCAGCGAGTGCGCCGGGTGATCGCCGAAGTGATCCCGATTCTCTCGCTGCTGGTGATTTTCCTGCTGTTGGCAGCCTTGTCGGCCAGTATCCTGCCGACCAACAAGCTGCTGGTGCTGATCGCCGTCGTCGCGGCCGCCGTGGCGGCGCTGCTCTGGCGCTGGTTCATCCGCGTGCATACGCGCATGCAGGTGGCGCTGCTGGAAACCCTCGACAACCATAAGGAGTCGTCGGGGCATTGA